In Candidatus Epulonipiscium viviparus, one DNA window encodes the following:
- a CDS encoding TIGR03905 family TSCPD domain-containing protein yields the protein MHSFKTSGVCAQEIKFDIKDNKIQEVQFVKGCPGNTMGLSQVLIGMDIKDAISKLKGIDCRGRGTSCPDQLAQALEEVTQA from the coding sequence ATGCATAGTTTTAAAACATCAGGTGTATGTGCACAAGAAATTAAATTTGATATCAAAGACAACAAAATTCAAGAGGTTCAATTTGTAAAAGGCTGCCCTGGAAATACAATGGGGCTATCTCAGGTTCTTATCGGAATGGACATTAAAGATGCTATTAGCAAGCTCAAGGGAATCGATTGCCGCGGTCGCGGAACTTCTTGCCCCGATCAGCTTGCACAAGCTCTCGAAGAAGTAACACAAGCATAA